The DNA window atttcctattttaTTCCTCAACCGCCGACTTATATATACTTCAACTGTATAATTAATTGATATGAGTATTTTTCACGATACACCCGTTTCCTCTTTATAAGGATAGGCGCCAGTTTCTCAGCAATTATATAGGGATGcagtcttaagttttttttttacttcacttccGGGACCGTAAAAACTAGACACGCGTGAGTAGACAAATGTAatcacacacacattacacacacatacacacacacacacacacacacacacacacacatatatatatatatatatatatactgtatctattaaGAAGGAAAATACACCTTTGGTTGACTTTTCTGATAGGAAGCTATaacgagtataatatatatatatatatatatatatatactgtatatacacaaagaaGGAACATCCAGCTTTGGTTGACGATTCATTTAAAAATCTATAACGAGACTGAATTAATTTCAGAGTATGTAGTTGAGCAATCAGATGTTAAAAGTCATCatattggaaataatttatgggcCATCAGTGAAGAATCGgctgaatatttttatttcaactaCGTGAATTAGCCTAGACCAATTGTAGATAATGTTAAAAATTGCCCTTTCTGAGAACGCCCAgttaaaatatttcccttttatCCAGTTAATAAGAATGAATCGTTATTCATGTGTCTTTTTTTCCCACCGTCATTTCTGGCCAAACTCGTTATCGATGAAGGAATTAGAAAACAAAATTTGTTCTTTAGTATTGTTTTACAAAGTGGGTTTTTTTTATAGTTCtcactttataaatattttaatagatcAGCGTAAAATATGTATTGCCATGCTTGTTTTAAATGTGTATAATTGTCCTTATTGTCTTAAAATCACCGTTTCaagtatttaaaggttttaaagatcgctcatgaatggcagaggcaagggacagtgacattgccctagcaagcaggacaatgccctagagactgaccatatattatatgatcagcgcccaagactcctctccaaccaagctaggaccaggagggccaggcagtggctgctgatgactcaacagatagacctataggctcccccaaacccccaaccttagctcacaaggatggtaaggttgcagacactaaaggcactaacgagtctgagcgggactcgaaccaacgACTAgcaagcaccaggcagagacgttaccaatcaggccaaaacAACCAATATTAAATTTTTGAAAGATCTTCATAGTCAATtgcaatgataatttttttgtttataaatgaagaaaatttaaaaagtttatGAGCAACTCACTTTAAGGGgttctcaaattatataagaactcGGGAAGTGCATAGATAAAATTCCAGTTTCCATTCGTGGAAAAAGGATACTTACTGAAGTCAACCAATGTTCCACACACAAATGTTTGTACGCATCAAAGAAATGTTTATTAGgaacctcccccccaaaaaaaatatttctttatgataAGTGGTGTGTTTGGAAATTCCTAGTTCATCTGAATGACACAACTGTAACATTCCAAAGGATATGTGAATCAATCTGCGTTTCCTCTCACGTCTTCCTTCTGCAGGAGAATATGAGTCTCAGAAGAGTTCTCGTAGAAACTTTGAATAAAGTCAATTACTCTGAAGAACACTAGACATCTTTCAGGTTCGAATATCTGATGAGTTTGACACATCTCAAAGGAAAGAGAAATGCCGGAAAGGTTACTGTTCAATGGGATATCTGAGATTGGGAGACCAAGAGAGTGATAGCTAGCTGGAATGGAGGAATTATTGGGACGGAAGGTCTTTTATAGGAAAGACTAGCGAGATTTCGGTTGGTGGTGCAATGCCTGATTTTGGAGGGTGTCGCAATGCCTGATATTGTTAGGTGGGGCAGTGCCTGATTTTGATGGGTGGTGCAATGCCTGATTCTGGTGGGTGGGGCAATGCCTGATTCTTGGGTTTGGTGCAATACTAGATTCTGGTGGGTGGTGCAAAATCTGATTTTGGTGGGTGGTGCAATGCCTGATTTTGGTGGGTAATGCAATGCCATATTCTGGTGGGTGGTGCAATACCAGATTCTGGTGGGTGGGGCAATGCCTGATTCTGGTGGGTGGTGCAATATAGGATTTTGGTGGGTGGTGCAATGCCTGATTCTGGTGGGTGGTACAATATCTGATTTTGGTGGGTGGTGCAATACCTGATTCTGGTGGGTGGTGCAATATAGGATTTTGGTGGGTGGTGCAATGCCTGATTCTGGTGGGTGGTACAATATCTGATTTTGGTGGGTGGTGCAATACCTGATTCTGGTGGGTGGTGCAATGCCGGATTTTGGTGGGTGGTACAATGCCTGATTCTGGTGGGTGGTGCAATGCCTGATTCTGGTGGGTGGTGCAATGCCTGATTCTGGTGGGTGGTGCAATGCCTGATTCTGGTGGGTGGTGCAATGCCTGATTTTGGTGGGTGGTGCAATGCCGGATTTTGGTGGGTGGTAGTACAATGCCTGATTTTGGTGGGTGGTGCAATGCTGGATTTTGGTGGGTGGTACAATGCCTGATTTTGGTGGGTGGTGCAATGCCTGATTTTGGTGGGTGGTGCAATGCCGGATTTTGGTGGGTGGTACAATGCCTTATTTTGGTGGGTGGTGCAATCCCGGATTTTGGGTAGGTGGTGCAATGCCTGATTTTGGTGGGTGGTGCAATGCTGGATTTTGGTGGGTGGTACAATGCCTGATTTGGTGGGTGGTGCAATGCCTGATTTTGGTGGGTGGTGCAATGCCGGATTTTGGTGGGTGGTACAATGCCTTATTTTGGTGGGTGGTGCAATCCCGGATTTTGGTAAGTGGTGCAATGCCTGATTTTGGTGGGTGGTGCAATGCCTGATTTTGGTGGGTGGTGAAATCTGATTTTGGTGGGTGGTGCAATGCCTGATTCTGGTGGGTGGTGCAATGCCTGATTCTGGTGGGTGGTGCAATGCCGGATTTTGGTTGGTTACAATGCCTGATTTTGGTGGGTGGTGCAATGCCTGATTCTGGTGGGTGGTGCAATGCCTGATTCTGGTGTGTGGTGCAAAATCTGATTTTGGTGGGTGGTGCAATGCCTGGTGGAATTGCCTTTCTGGATAGACAGATCAAAGTAACTGAAACTTTGGATGTTTTCTACATACAATTTCTCAAGCATTGTAGATGCCACATGTTCCGGTACAGGAAGACAGACCCAAGTTTATGTCCTTAACTTTGCATTATCTTTCAAGTCATCTTCCTCACTGGCATTATttccgccaacgtagttggaaggaggttatgttttcgtccctgtttgtccgaTTGTTTGTGTGAGCAACTCCCTAGCCACAATTTtgttcatagagtagtgaaactttctggcactaatcatatgttatgaagtgattttattttgaaagtcgtaggtcaaaggtcaagatcaaggtcgagaaataagctgccgtggtggagatcACAATTTTACGCAGAGCAGTGAAACTTTCCGGAATTAATTGTTATGTCCAGACGTGTAAATTGTTCAATTTAGAAATTCTTatattaaaggtcaaggtcaaggtcgagaaataagcgaccttgggggaggtctgcgctctactgagtacccctctagatTTCAGTATGTTCCTTTCACTATCCACAAGGGCCAAGAAATCTAAGGAATGAAGCCGATGTGCAGTATCTTCGCTTAAcgacagctgttttttttttttttcttagattatcCTTTTTGTATATTATAGTTTGTCTCAAAATTCGtagtaaaatatttgttattattaaatcaTAATTATTGAATTAGAGGGAATATAAAGTAAACGTATTAATATCCACTGTAGAGGATATGACCTGGAAGGGCAACACTTTCTACTTTTGGTAGTTGTTCATAATTTACGTTTTGggaacatggccttccactgtcttggattagaaattctcttgcttgatgatacactcGATCacgatgttctatcttatttctcttcctcttatttttctttagtttatgtataaaagaactAATTTAgtgtcattactgttcttaagatattttattttgattatttattacttctcttgtagattattttttttccttattacctttattcgctggactacttttccctgttggagcctctgggcttatagcatcttgcttttccaacttgggttataccTTGgcatgcaataatgataataaccataccGAAGGGTTCCTCTTAATcttgtcta is part of the Palaemon carinicauda isolate YSFRI2023 chromosome 15, ASM3689809v2, whole genome shotgun sequence genome and encodes:
- the LOC137654174 gene encoding uncharacterized protein is translated as MGDHQGMRDIADTLANISPRSERQFHQALHHPPKSDFAPHTRIRHCTTHQNQALHHPPKSGIVTNQNPALHHPPESGIAPPTRIRHCTTHQNQISPPTKIRHCTTHQNQALHHLPKSGIAPPTKIRHCTTHQNPALHHPPKSGIAPPTKSGIVPPTKIQHCTTHQNQALHHLPKIRDCTTHQNKALYHPPKSGIAPPTKIRHCTTHQNQALYHPPKSSIAPPTKIRHCTTTHQNPALHHPPKSGIAPPTRIRHCTTHQNQALHHPPESGIAPPTRIRHCTTHQNPALHHPPESGIAPPTKIRYCTTHQNQALHHPPKSYIAPPTRIRYCTTHQNQILYHPPESGIAPPTKILYCTTHQNQALPHPPESGIAPPTRIWHCITHQNQALHHPPKSDFAPPTRIYSCLDTFIPTNYLRPPLVFGHVHPNELPSPPARVWTRSSQRTTFIPSSCLDTFIPTNYLHPQLVFGHVHPNELPSPPARVWTRSSQRTTFAPRSCLDTFIPTNYLHPQLVFGHVHPNELPSPPARVWTRSSQRTTFTPRSCLDTFIPTNYLRPPLVFGHVHPNELPSPPARVWTRSSQRTTFAPRSCLDTFIPTNYLHPQLVFGHVHPNELPSPPLVFGHVHPNELPSPPARVWTRSSQRTTFAPRSCLDTFIPTNYLHPPLVFGHVHPNELPSPPRSCLDTFIPTNYLRPPLMFGHVHPNELPSPPARVWTRSSQRTTFTPSSCLDTFVPTNYLHPQLVFGHVQQVKT